A segment of the Agromyces sp. H17E-10 genome:
AGGCGTGGGCGTGCGTGTTCGGTGCGGCGCTCCTCGTCGCGATCGTCGCGGCCCGGCTCTGGTACCCCGACGACGCGGTGCTCGCCCGCAACGACGCGCTCACGATCGCGGCCGTGCTCATCCAGGTCGTCATGGTCGCGACGCGGCTCGAGACCGGTCGCGAGCTGTGGGTGATCATCCTGTTCCACCTGACCGGTACCGTCATGGAGCTGTTCAAGACCGGGGTCGGCTCGTGGATGTACGCCGACGGCGGGGTGCTGCGGCTCGGCGGCGTGCCGCTGTTCACGGGATTCATGTATGCGGCGATCGGGTCGTACATGGTGCGCGTGTACCGATTGTTCGACCTCGGCTTCACGCGGTATCCGAGACGCTGGATCACGGCGATCGTGGCCGTGCTCATCTACCTCAACTTCTTCGGTCACCACTTCATCGTCGACTTCCGGTGGGTGCTGCTCGCCGCGGTCGTCGTGCTGTGGTGGCCGACGGTCATGCACTTCCGGGTCTGGCGAACGACGCCGCGGATGCCGCTGCTCGTCGCCTTCGCGCTCGTCGCGTTGTTCATCTGGTTCGCCGAGAACATCGGCACGGCGACGGGCGCGTGGCTCTACCCCGACCAGCTCGACGGTTGGCAGCTCGTGTCGGCGTCGAAGCTCGTGTCGTGGTTCCTGCTCATGATCATCTCGGTCGTGCTCGTGACCTGGGTCTACCCGCCGCGGCCGCCGGTCTCACGGCCGATCTCCGTCTGAGATCCCAGACCGATCGTCTGCGTCCCCAGACATGAGCTGGGCTCGACCCGACGTGTCGTCGTCCCGGGTGCGGTGTCGTTGACGGGTGCCGTGGTTGCGCGGT
Coding sequences within it:
- a CDS encoding DUF817 domain-containing protein; protein product: MSGEPRPVDGRDPGSAHERELTAVERAIDRAAHRLLAGAPDRGIRAGLVEFLVFGAKQAWACVFGAALLVAIVAARLWYPDDAVLARNDALTIAAVLIQVVMVATRLETGRELWVIILFHLTGTVMELFKTGVGSWMYADGGVLRLGGVPLFTGFMYAAIGSYMVRVYRLFDLGFTRYPRRWITAIVAVLIYLNFFGHHFIVDFRWVLLAAVVVLWWPTVMHFRVWRTTPRMPLLVAFALVALFIWFAENIGTATGAWLYPDQLDGWQLVSASKLVSWFLLMIISVVLVTWVYPPRPPVSRPISV